The window TTGGCGGAATCAATCTTCTGCTTAATGAAGAGTACCGCTTCTTTCTGCCGCTTGTCTTTCTTCGCACTCTTCTCATAATCCTTCATCATATCACGATAATCACTGCTGATACGCAGATCTGGCGCATTGCGGCCATTGAGTGTTAACTCCAGTTTACCGTTATTATTAATGATGAAGAAATCAGGTACTACATAGGTTTCTGCATTGCTGGATTCGCCAACATGTCCACCCGGTTTGGGGTTCAGACGGACAATCTGATTAATCACTTCCTTAAGGGCTTCATCAGACAGGTTTAGACCACGCTGTATCTTTTCGTAATGCTTTCGGGTAAACTCATCGAAATATTTCGACAATACCTGCATAGCCAACTCGACCGATTGTCCTTCACTCATTTTGCGTTGCAATTGCAACATGAGGCATTCTTTCAAATCTCTGGCACAAACACCCGGTGGATCAAACTGTTGAATTTGCTGAATGATGGATTCAATCTCTTTTTCATCCGTCATCACGTTCTGTCTGAAAGCAAGATCATCCGCAATTGCCGGTACTTCCCTGCGCAAATAGCCATCATCATCCAGGCTGCCTACAATATGCTCAGCAATCTTATAACGGTGTTCATCTAATTCAAGCATACCTAGCTGATCTACTAGCAACTCGTGAAAACTTCTTTCTACACGATAAGGTGTCGTCTTCTGATCGCCCGCTTCGGGATAATTATCATCACGCAGTTTGTAATCTGCCACATCATCATCTCCATCACTTACATATTCACTCAGATTCAAATCTTCAAACTCATCTTCACTGCCGTCCTTTTCATATTCTTCTTCCTGGGCATACTCATCTTTGATATCTTCTTCATAGATATCGTCGTGTGTTTCCTCCCCCAATTCCAATGCAGGGTTTTCTTCTAATTCTTCCTTGATGCGTTCTTCAAGATTGGCAGTAGGCACCTGCAGCAGTTTCATCAGCTGAATCTGCTGTGGAGAAAGCTTTTGCAAAAGCTTTTGCTGTAAGGATTGTCCGAGTGCCATATTTGGCCGTAAATTTACATACTATTCAATCGGGTACTGCATGAAACAGATTTGTTTCTTTCTTATTTTCTCCTTAATAACCGGCCTTGCAAATGCGCAGCAGGACAGCATTGCAAGAAAATCTTTGTTAAAAAAAGACAGTACAGTTTATCAACCCATCCGATTGATTAGTGCAGATTATTATACGAAGCAACTGGGGTTCTTCTGCAAAAAAGAATTGCAGGTAGAGAAAACCACTAAGCTGCCACTACGTTTCAGATTAGGTAATATTGAATATACAGACATGCTGGAAGGCAAACGTCGCTACCAACCAAGCTCAGTACCTAAGCAATAATGTTTTAAGCAAGCGCTTTCAGGATGGCTGCTTTCATCGCCTCACCCTTTTCCTGAATCTGCGCTTCACTCCACAGTAAACTGATGGCAGTAGACACACAGCGTCCCATCACTGCGTCACTAACAGAGAAATCTTGTCTTGCCAATTTTTGCAATGCAGCATGTTGTGCATCAGACAAACGGAATAAGCTGGCAGGCTGTTTCAGGTGATCCCATTTGCGGATATAATGCCAGTTATTATCAAACCAGTAAAAATTACCAGCCAATACACCTGCTTCCTTCATATTGGCAACAGCAGCACGGGTTTGTGCTTCTGTTGGTAAGAACCAGCTCAAGAAAGTACAACTGTCACCGGCAGGATCAGGTACTTGTCTGAAACTGATACCGGGCACTTCAGCCAATATAGCTTTGAGTTGTGCATGATTTTTTCTTTGAATAGCCAGAAACTGATCCAGCTTTCTAATCTGCGCCAAACCAACTGCAGCGTGCAGTTCAGAGATACGGAAATTATAGCCGATAAAAGGATGCAAGTCCGCGCCGCGGTCTACACCTTTGTGGTCATGGCCATGATCTGTGTATCCATCACTCTTGATATATACATCTTCACTATTCGTCATCACCACACCACCTTCAGCACAAGTGATGGTCTTTACAAAATCAAAGGAAAAAGTACCTGCATGACCAATCGTGCCCAGCTTCTTTCCCTTATAGGTACCGCCAATACTCTGGCAGGCATCTTCTAACAAAATCAGGTTATGCTCATCACAAATTGCTTTCAACGCATCCAGATCAGCCATACTGCCACACATATGCACTGGCATGATACACTTGGTAGCTGGTGTGATGGCTTTACGTACTGCATCAGGATTTAATGTCAATGTTTCATCCACATCAACCAGTACAGGTATGGCACCTACGCTAAGTACTGCTTCGAAACTGGCTACAAAAGTGAACGCAGGCATGATGACTTCATGACCCGCACCAACACCCAACGCAGCCATTGCTGTGGTTAATGCAGCTGTACCACTTGAGGTTAACTGTGCATACTGACAACCAAAGGTTTGTGTAACTGCTTTTTCCAATTCCTGGGCTTTCCAGATGCCTTTGCGCGGACCATCAAATCCATAGCGCATGAGAATACCTGTTTCCAGTACATCATTCACTTCTTTTCTTTCTTCAGCTCCAAATAATTCAAAACCTGGCATAATGATTCAGTTTTACACAGCTTGGCTGCGCGGCAAAGGTAGAAAAAGAATGCAAGGATGCCTACCCACGCTTGGATAAACGGCAATTAACAAATCGGGTATGATTTATTGACGGGCAGCACCTATTTTTGCCGCCTTAACCAAAGGGTATGGAATACAGCAAACTAATCGCTATCAGCGGTTTCAGCGGATTGTTCGAGTTAATGGGCAGCAAGGCCGATGGCGCTATCGTGCGCAGTCTGGACGACAATAAAACACGCTTTGTCAGCAGCAGACAACACAATTTCTCTCATCTGGAGAGTATAGAAGTATATACCATTCGTGAGAATGTAAACCTTGTAGAGATTTTCCAGGCCATGGAGAAGAGTGGTGAAGCATTACCATCAGAAAAAGATCCCGCTGCAGTTAAAAACTATCTGGGTAAAGTTTACCCTGATCTGGATTTTGAAAGAGTCTACGCCAGCGATATGAAAAAGATGGTAAAATGGTATGGCATTCTGAAGGCAAACAATATTGAACCCAAGCTTCGCGAACTCAGCGAGGACGAAGCTGAAGGATAAACGGATGATAAGTGTATTACCGTGATGGTTGGCAAATGCCAACCATTTTTTATTGCTAACTTGCCTGAACTTAAATATGCCATGATGTTTCGTCGCTTAGTCTTATTGCTGCTGGTTTTGAGCACTGTTTGTAATCTTGGTGCGCAAAGTTTTTTTGAAGACACCAAAGCCTCCCGCAAATGGGTGAATAAGCAATTCAAAAAACTGAGCGAAGAAGAAAAAATCGCCCAACTCATGGTGATTCGCGCACACAGCAATCTGGGCGCAGATCATGTGCAACAGGTAACTGATTTAATCAAAAAATACAATGTTGGTGGCCTCTGTTTTTTCCAGGGCGGACCGGTTCGTCAGGCCAACCTGACCAATTTCTATCAATCTATTGCCAAAACGCCCTTGATGATTGCCATTGATGGCGAGTGGGGCCTGGGTATGCGCTTGGATAGTGTACTTAATTTTCCACGCCAATTAATGATGGGCGCTGTAAATGATCCTGCACAGATCTATGCTTTTGGTAAAGCAGTAGGTGAACAATGCAAAAGACTCGGTATTCAGGTAAACTACGCACCGGATATTGATGTGAATAATAATCCCAACAACCCTGTTATAAACGACAGAAGTTTTGGCGAAGACAAATACAAAGTAGCCCGCTTTGGCATCGAATACATGAAGGGCATGCAGGATGTGGGCGTAATGGCTTGCGCCAAACACTTTCCCGGCCATGGAGATGTGGCAGTTGACTCACATTATGATTTGCCCATCATCAATAAAACACGTGCGCAACTCGATGAGTTAGAACTCTACCCTTTTCGAGAATTGCTTAAAGCAGGTGTTGGTAGCGTGATGGTGGCGCACTTGTACATTCCATCCATTGATACAACAGCTAACCTTGCAACATCTTTGTCAAGAAATAATGTCACTGCTCTGCTGCGCGATGAATTAGGCTTCAAGGGCATCACATTTACCGATGCACTGGAAATGAAAGGTGTTGCCAAATATTTCCCCGCAGGTGATGCAGCGGTACAATCTCTGATTGCAGGTAATGATATGCTTTGCCTGCCCGGCGATATTCCCGGTAGTATTGAAAAAGTAAAACAAGCCATACGTGATGGCAAACTGAGTTGGGATGATTTGAACGCGCGTGTAAAAAAAGTATTACTGGCTAAATACCATTTAGGACTTCATAAGAAAACAACCATCAATACGCAGAATCTTGTCGAGGACCTGAATCAATACACAAAGTCTATCACAACTGAGCTTGCTAAGCAAGCCATTACTTTATTGAAACTCAATAATCCTAAACTCTTGCCTTTACCTGCCAAGAATAAGATAGCCTATGTTGGTATTGGCAATGGAAAAGAACATGTGTTTGCTAAAAGAATGCTGGCAGAATGGAATGCAGATATTTATCTCTTCGATAATAAATCAGACAGCGCAGCAGCTGTTGAGTTACTCAATAAAGTGAGCACCTATGATGCAGTAGTATTAGGACTGCACCAATATAGTAGAAGACCTGCCAATAATTTTGACCTGAGCAAAGCCAGTGTACAACTCGCGAAAGATATTCAACGCTACCACAATAGCATCAGTTTTGTATTTGGTAACCCCTATGCCATCAACAATTTTGTGGACGCACCGAATCTACTTGCTTGCTATGAGAATGATAGTATCACGCAACATACTGCTGCAGATATCTTACAAGGAAAAATCGCTGCACAAGGTAGTTTACCAGTAACCGTACATCAGCGTTTTCATTATGGTGCGGGCTTACGCAACACCAATGCATTGAGCATGGCAACGCCAGAATCTGTTGGAATGAATAGTGCAGCGCTGAATAAAATTGACCAGATTGCCAACGAAGCCATCAGCAAAGGTGCTGCGCCCGGCTGTGTGGTATTGGTGGCACGAAAAGGCAAACTGGTCTACAATAAAGCATTTGGCACTTACAATTATGACCTGACAGAACCCGTACAAACCGGCTCAGTATATGACCTCGCTTCTGTAACCAAAATCTCTGCTACGACAGTTTCAGTGATGAAGCTGTACGAAGAAGGCAAACTGGATTTGAATAAAACCATTGGCGATTACCTCAACTGGACGAAAGGTTCTGATAAAGCGTCTTTAAAAATCCGCGATATTTTGTTGCATCAGGCAGGATTGAATCCTTTTATTCCATTCTACAGAGAAACCATTGATACAGCAACAGGCAAACGTCTTGACAATTTATATGCAGCAAATCCGCAATCAGGATTTACCACACGCGTAGCAGAAAATGTTTACCTCAAGAATGCGTGGGTAGATACCATGTATCAACGCATCCTAAAGAGTAAACTCACGCCTGCCAACAAATATGTGTATAGCGATAATGATTTTATTTTTCTTGGTAAGATTGTTGAATCCATCAGTGGAAAAACACTGGATGTGTATGCCAGCGAAAACTTCTATCAGCCGCTAGATATGCAGACCACCACATTCAAGCCCAGAGAGAAAATGGCATTGGGACAAATTGTACCAACTGAATACGAACCACATTTTCGTGCCCAGCTGATTCGTGGCGATGTGCATGATGAAGGCGCTTCTATGTTTGGTGGTGTATCTGGCCATGCAGGCTTATTCAGCAATGCCTATGATTTGGCCAAACTGTATCAGATGCTGCTGAATGGTGGTGAACTGGATGGTAAGCGCTATCTGCAGCAATCAACGGTTAATTTATTTACCGCATATAACAGTGATATCAGCAGAAGAGGCCTTGGTTTCGATAAACCTGAAAAAGACAATGCCACCAGAAAAGAAGCTTA is drawn from Chitinophagales bacterium and contains these coding sequences:
- a CDS encoding DegT/DnrJ/EryC1/StrS family aminotransferase, whose protein sequence is MPGFELFGAEERKEVNDVLETGILMRYGFDGPRKGIWKAQELEKAVTQTFGCQYAQLTSSGTAALTTAMAALGVGAGHEVIMPAFTFVASFEAVLSVGAIPVLVDVDETLTLNPDAVRKAITPATKCIMPVHMCGSMADLDALKAICDEHNLILLEDACQSIGGTYKGKKLGTIGHAGTFSFDFVKTITCAEGGVVMTNSEDVYIKSDGYTDHGHDHKGVDRGADLHPFIGYNFRISELHAAVGLAQIRKLDQFLAIQRKNHAQLKAILAEVPGISFRQVPDPAGDSCTFLSWFLPTEAQTRAAVANMKEAGVLAGNFYWFDNNWHYIRKWDHLKQPASLFRLSDAQHAALQKLARQDFSVSDAVMGRCVSTAISLLWSEAQIQEKGEAMKAAILKALA
- a CDS encoding DUF5606 domain-containing protein; this translates as MEYSKLIAISGFSGLFELMGSKADGAIVRSLDDNKTRFVSSRQHNFSHLESIEVYTIRENVNLVEIFQAMEKSGEALPSEKDPAAVKNYLGKVYPDLDFERVYASDMKKMVKWYGILKANNIEPKLRELSEDEAEG
- the rpoN gene encoding RNA polymerase factor sigma-54, which translates into the protein MALGQSLQQKLLQKLSPQQIQLMKLLQVPTANLEERIKEELEENPALELGEETHDDIYEEDIKDEYAQEEEYEKDGSEDEFEDLNLSEYVSDGDDDVADYKLRDDNYPEAGDQKTTPYRVERSFHELLVDQLGMLELDEHRYKIAEHIVGSLDDDGYLRREVPAIADDLAFRQNVMTDEKEIESIIQQIQQFDPPGVCARDLKECLMLQLQRKMSEGQSVELAMQVLSKYFDEFTRKHYEKIQRGLNLSDEALKEVINQIVRLNPKPGGHVGESSNAETYVVPDFFIINNNGKLELTLNGRNAPDLRISSDYRDMMKDYEKSAKKDKRQKEAVLFIKQKIDSAKWFIDMIRQRQETLLGTMGSIMQYQHEFFLTGDETTLKPMILKDISEKTGLDISTVSRVANSKFVQTEFGTFRLKFFFSESLATESGEEVSTREVKKILSDLIGGEDKRKPLSDEELTDLLQEKGYKIARRTVAKYREQLDIPVARLRKEL
- a CDS encoding serine hydrolase, whose protein sequence is MMFRRLVLLLLVLSTVCNLGAQSFFEDTKASRKWVNKQFKKLSEEEKIAQLMVIRAHSNLGADHVQQVTDLIKKYNVGGLCFFQGGPVRQANLTNFYQSIAKTPLMIAIDGEWGLGMRLDSVLNFPRQLMMGAVNDPAQIYAFGKAVGEQCKRLGIQVNYAPDIDVNNNPNNPVINDRSFGEDKYKVARFGIEYMKGMQDVGVMACAKHFPGHGDVAVDSHYDLPIINKTRAQLDELELYPFRELLKAGVGSVMVAHLYIPSIDTTANLATSLSRNNVTALLRDELGFKGITFTDALEMKGVAKYFPAGDAAVQSLIAGNDMLCLPGDIPGSIEKVKQAIRDGKLSWDDLNARVKKVLLAKYHLGLHKKTTINTQNLVEDLNQYTKSITTELAKQAITLLKLNNPKLLPLPAKNKIAYVGIGNGKEHVFAKRMLAEWNADIYLFDNKSDSAAAVELLNKVSTYDAVVLGLHQYSRRPANNFDLSKASVQLAKDIQRYHNSISFVFGNPYAINNFVDAPNLLACYENDSITQHTAADILQGKIAAQGSLPVTVHQRFHYGAGLRNTNALSMATPESVGMNSAALNKIDQIANEAISKGAAPGCVVLVARKGKLVYNKAFGTYNYDLTEPVQTGSVYDLASVTKISATTVSVMKLYEEGKLDLNKTIGDYLNWTKGSDKASLKIRDILLHQAGLNPFIPFYRETIDTATGKRLDNLYAANPQSGFTTRVAENVYLKNAWVDTMYQRILKSKLTPANKYVYSDNDFIFLGKIVESISGKTLDVYASENFYQPLDMQTTTFKPREKMALGQIVPTEYEPHFRAQLIRGDVHDEGASMFGGVSGHAGLFSNAYDLAKLYQMLLNGGELDGKRYLQQSTVNLFTAYNSDISRRGLGFDKPEKDNATRKEAYPSKSVSPSTYGHTGFTGTCVWVDPAEELIYIFLSNRVTPTRNNNKLGQLNVRPNIQEAIYQAIIKP